In one Culex quinquefasciatus strain JHB chromosome 2, VPISU_Cqui_1.0_pri_paternal, whole genome shotgun sequence genomic region, the following are encoded:
- the LOC6045662 gene encoding 4-coumarate--CoA ligase 1 — MNSTYDRETKVWSGPHQPPILNPEASFGQTLFAMMGLNPDRVIQIDVDTGRSMTCGEMRLRAIRAAQNLTALGLGQGDMVSMACANSENLVPMVLGLLINGMPFNPLAPGYGLDDMAHMMEITQPKLVFCDADNYELTMKAVELSVKIKPMICVFESDMENVNKAEDLLKETGRELMFLPPYLGDSRKQLGVVICSSGTTGFPKGVCLNHAQLIAITATLLAIKFEYMLNFSPIYWSSGLFTMLTSLLVCSTRLVTRSPFDADLCFDLLEKYPVDFIYTPPSYANMLIVHPRLKSVNWTHIKAWVFGGSFLSPKVRDAIAAKLPNGVTMNYYGNSEIGGFAGDIMKQKPQSVGILQTNIKAKVVDDDGEVLNNGEQGELLVKFCEDFSGYYNNSKASAESVDADGWFRTGDIAYFDEEGFLFLVDRKKDLLKYRNYQIAPADLEDLIGKIDGVAQVCVVGLPDEDESSDKVTAAVVKADGSNLTEEKLLEFVHGTVADYKKLRGGVYFVSEIPLTSTGKPLRRKLRNELIERLKM, encoded by the exons ATGAACTCAACGTACGATCGAGAAACCAAAGTATGGAGTGGTCCACATCAACCTCCGATCCTGAACCCGGAAGCAAGCTTCGGCCAGACGTTGTTCGCCATGATGGGCCTCAACCCGGACAGGGTGATCCAGATCGACGTTGACACGGGAAGGTCGATGACCTGCGGTGAAATGCGACTGCGGGCAATCCGTGCCGCGCAGAATCTGACGGCGTTGGGACTTGGCCAAGGTGACATGGTCTCGATGGCTTGTGCCAACAGTGAGAATCTGGTGCCGATGGTTCTGGGACTGCTCATCAACGGGATGCCGTTTAATCCGTTGGCTCCGGGGTACGGGTTGGATGATATGGCTCACATGATGGAGATTACCCAGCCCAAGTTGGTGTTTTGTGATGCGGACAACTACGAGTTGACCATGAAGGCGGTTGAGTTATCGGTGAAGATCAAACCAATGATTTGTGTGTTTGAGAGTGATATGGAAAACGTAAACAAGGCTGAAGATCTGCTCAAGGAAACGGGGCgtgaactgatgttttt ACCACCTTATCTCGGAGACTCACGGAAACAGCTTGGAGTTGTGATTTGCTCATCAGGGACAACAGGCTTTCCCAAAGGAGTGTGCCTTAACCATGCTCAACTTATTGCAATTACTGCAACTTTGTTAGCGATCAAGTTTGAGTACATGTTGAACTTTAGTCCCATATACTGGTCATCTGGATTATTTACCATGCTAACGAGTCTACTTGTCTGTAGTACGAGGTTAGTCACAAGAAGTCCATTTGATGCAGATTTGTGCTTTGACCTGTTGGAAAAGTACCCGGTGGACTTTATATACACGCCACCTTCATACGCAAACATGCTGATTGTGCACCCTCGACTAAAGAGCGTAAATTGGACACACATAAAGGCGTGGGTCTTTGGAGGTAGTTTCTTGTCTCCTAAGGTTCGAGACGCCATTGCTGCTAAATTACCGAATGGAGTGACGATGAACTATtacggaaattcggaaattggAGGATTTGCAGGCGACATCATGAAGCAGAAACCGCAATCAGTGGGAATATTGCAGACTAATATTAAAGCAAAAGTcgttgatgatgatggtgaagTACTTAACAATGGTGAACAGGGCGAGCTGCTGGTGAAGTTCTGCGAAGACTTCTCCGGATATTACAATAACTCGAAAGCTAGTGCCGAAAGCGTAGACGCTGATGGTTGGTTCCGGACGGGAGATATTGCATACTTTGACGAGGAGGGATTCCTATTCTTGGTTGATCGTAAGAAGGATCTGCTTAAATATCGTAACTATCAGATTGCTCCAGCAGATTTGGAGGACCTTATCGGTAAGATCGATGGGGTCGCTCAGGTGTGTGTGGTTGGGCTGCCAGATGAAGATGAATCGTCCGATAAGGTTACAGCGGCTGTAGTTAAGGCCGACGGAAGTAACCTCACTGAGGAAAAATTGTTGGAATTTGTACACGGAACAGTGGCGGACTATAAAAAGCTGAGGGGAGGTGTTTACTTCGTGTCGGAAATTCCACTTACTTCAACTGGCAAACCACTGAGGAGGAAGCTGAGAAACGAATTAATAGAGCGATTGAAAATGTAA